One stretch of Eupeodes corollae chromosome 2, idEupCoro1.1, whole genome shotgun sequence DNA includes these proteins:
- the LOC129944707 gene encoding protein TsetseEP-like — translation MCVFIHLTMFFLFITIFGSTLAVPLLRSQDSAIASSSRVALIQRVRRQGPVVQPSWSLNSDFGLFEDYNVRVTDEKLEETEAIRDYIQGTVDNGTYVVELDEGDFEEEGRSTDVEEGEEIPAEDISQPEPELEPEVAPPSPPAPRTEPLQPPPPPSEPTPKTKQTNEPKPAANKPSNFFSRFKFTPRRNSQISDRPFFIWLRKSFSSK, via the exons atgtgtgtttttattCACTTGACtatgttctttctttttatcaCAATTTTCGGAAGCacattg gCTGTGCCATTGCTGAGAAGCCAAGATTCTGCTATTGCATCATCTTCAAGAGTAGCTTTGATTCAGAGAGTGCGCAGACAG ggTCCTGTAGTTCAGCCAAGTTGGTCTCTCAATTCAGATTTTGGTCTATTTGAGGACTATAATGTAAGGGTTACAGATGAGAAGCTTGAAGAGACTGAAGCTATAAGAGACTACATACAGGGAACTGTCGATAATGGAACTTATGTTGTTGAGCTAGACGAAGGTGATTTTGAAGAA GAAGGACGCTCTACTGATGTCGAAGAAGGCGAAGAAATTCCTGCGGAAGACATATCACAACCGGAGCCTGAGCTCGAGCCTGAGGTCGCACCTCCATCCCCTCCGGCACCTAGGACCGAGCCACTACAACCACCACCTCCACCATCTGAGCccacaccaaaaacaaaacaaaccaatGAACCAAAACCGGCAGCCAATAAACCGTCCAATTTCTTCAGCCGCTTTAAATTTACCCCAAGAAGAAATTCCCAAATATCGGATAGACCATTCTTCATTTGGCttagaaaaagtttttcaagtaAATGA